In one window of Nocardiopsis aegyptia DNA:
- a CDS encoding serpin family protein gives MLGADPERCLAELDPAVADEPGLDLATANDIHVSADTPLRPEFRARFHARANAAVHPADFAGDAAGVRARINDGVARTTRGLVTDLLQPADVTPETAMLLVNVLWMKAVWTQPFDVELTRDRPFHAPGGTHPAPTMHRTGPMHYAQANGWRMVTLAGRHGVSLDVLLPEDGQEAPGTADLAALYQRRRTEQVRLALPRFRAESRRELGEPLRGLGATGLFDGDYGGISGSPCTWARSSTRPCSGSTNGARRAPPPPRSRCRGARRARPRSP, from the coding sequence GTGCTGGGAGCGGATCCCGAGCGCTGCCTCGCGGAGCTGGACCCCGCGGTCGCCGACGAGCCTGGACTGGACCTGGCCACCGCCAACGACATCCACGTGAGCGCCGACACGCCCCTGCGCCCGGAGTTCCGCGCCCGCTTCCACGCGCGGGCCAACGCCGCCGTGCACCCGGCGGACTTCGCGGGCGACGCCGCCGGCGTGCGCGCCCGCATCAACGACGGCGTCGCTCGCACCACCCGGGGCCTGGTCACCGACCTGCTCCAGCCGGCGGACGTCACGCCGGAGACCGCGATGCTCCTGGTCAACGTCCTCTGGATGAAGGCCGTGTGGACACAGCCCTTCGACGTCGAACTCACCCGCGACCGCCCCTTCCACGCCCCCGGCGGCACGCACCCGGCCCCCACCATGCACCGGACGGGCCCCATGCACTACGCCCAGGCGAACGGCTGGCGCATGGTCACACTGGCGGGCCGCCACGGGGTGTCCCTGGACGTGCTGCTGCCCGAGGACGGCCAGGAGGCACCCGGAACCGCCGACCTGGCGGCCCTCTACCAGCGGCGCAGGACGGAGCAGGTACGGCTGGCGCTGCCCCGCTTCCGGGCGGAGTCCAGGCGCGAGCTGGGCGAGCCGCTGCGCGGGCTGGGCGCGACCGGCCTGTTCGACGGGGACTACGGCGGCATCTCCGGCTCCCCCTGTACCTGGGCGAGATCATCCACCAGGCCGTGTTCAGGGTCGACGAACGGGGCGCGGAGGGCGCCGCCGCCACCGCGGTCGCGATGCCGGGGAGCGCGCCGCGCGAGACCGCGTTCACCGTGA
- a CDS encoding PIG-L deacetylase family protein: MTQTENSAPQPLPEDWSRALAVVAHPDDLEFGASSAIARWTGQGKHVTELLVTKGEAGIDSLPPEECAPVRMAEQRASAATVGVTTVEFLDFPDGTLEYGLPLRRALAEAIRRHRPEVVVSINFRENFGDMRFFNHADHRVLGPALLDAVRDAANRWVFPEQLTDGLEPWSQVRFVAFGSSPRATHYVELGEEHLAAGVASLADHAVYLSNLDGFDQESFLPQAAAQAGAWAGVPLATGFEVFDG, translated from the coding sequence ATGACACAGACCGAGAACAGCGCTCCCCAGCCGCTCCCGGAGGACTGGAGCCGGGCCTTGGCGGTCGTCGCCCACCCGGACGACCTGGAATTCGGCGCCTCGTCGGCGATCGCCCGCTGGACCGGACAGGGCAAGCACGTCACCGAGCTCCTGGTCACCAAGGGCGAGGCCGGTATCGACAGCCTGCCGCCCGAGGAGTGCGCGCCCGTGCGCATGGCCGAGCAGCGCGCGTCGGCGGCGACCGTCGGCGTGACCACCGTGGAGTTCCTCGACTTCCCCGACGGCACCCTGGAGTACGGCCTGCCGTTGCGCCGCGCCCTGGCGGAGGCGATCCGCCGGCACCGGCCCGAGGTCGTCGTCTCCATCAACTTCCGCGAGAACTTCGGCGACATGCGGTTCTTCAACCACGCCGACCACCGGGTGCTCGGCCCGGCCCTGCTGGACGCGGTCCGCGACGCCGCCAACCGGTGGGTGTTCCCCGAACAGCTCACCGACGGCCTCGAGCCGTGGTCTCAGGTGCGCTTCGTGGCCTTCGGCAGCTCACCGCGCGCCACCCACTACGTGGAGCTGGGCGAGGAGCACCTGGCGGCGGGGGTGGCCTCCCTCGCCGACCACGCCGTGTACCTGTCCAACCTCGACGGCTTCGACCAGGAGTCCTTCCTTCCGCAGGCCGCGGCCCAGGCGGGCGCGTGGGCCGGGGTGCCCCTCGCGACCGGCTTCGAGGTCTTCGACGGCTAG
- a CDS encoding serpin family protein encodes MKPPARPRTDHLEFAAALDRALTREGVSHVWSPHSVGTVLGLLATAASARTRDELVGLLGEDLPGQLTALDEAVAGADGLDLATLNGLYVPDDLPLRAAFADRVRSRTGAEVEGAAFRDDPEGVRERVNGKVSDVTRGLIPRLLPFGSVDPATRLLLVNALWVKMVWSEPFEVAATRERAFHAPDGRRRVATMHRTGRMPYASAAGWSMVSLEGEHDLALDVLLPDARPPALPPVTAEALTALYRGLRRTQVELALPRFAVDTDSALLEPLASLGVAEFATDAARFDGISEEPLRVDALLHQSVLRVDEKGAEGAAATAAVMVMAAAVPTAPVRFTVDRPFVVVLRRREAVLFLGRVTDPDDPGPAQD; translated from the coding sequence ATGAAGCCGCCCGCGCGGCCGCGTACGGACCACCTGGAGTTCGCCGCCGCCCTGGACCGCGCCCTGACCCGGGAGGGCGTGTCGCACGTGTGGTCACCGCACTCGGTGGGCACCGTCCTGGGCCTGCTCGCCACGGCGGCGTCCGCGCGCACCCGGGACGAACTGGTGGGGCTGCTCGGGGAGGACCTCCCCGGGCAGCTCACCGCCCTGGACGAGGCCGTGGCCGGAGCGGACGGCCTCGACCTGGCCACGCTCAACGGCCTCTACGTCCCCGACGACCTGCCGCTGCGGGCCGCCTTCGCGGACCGGGTCCGCTCGCGCACCGGCGCCGAGGTCGAGGGCGCGGCCTTCCGGGACGACCCCGAGGGCGTGCGAGAGCGCGTCAACGGCAAGGTCTCCGACGTGACGCGCGGCCTCATCCCGCGGCTGCTCCCCTTCGGCAGCGTCGACCCCGCCACACGCCTGCTCCTGGTCAACGCCCTGTGGGTGAAGATGGTGTGGTCCGAGCCGTTCGAGGTGGCCGCCACCCGCGAGCGGGCCTTCCACGCGCCGGACGGCCGGCGCCGCGTCGCCACCATGCACCGCACCGGGCGGATGCCCTACGCCTCCGCGGCGGGCTGGAGCATGGTCAGCCTGGAGGGGGAGCACGACCTCGCGCTGGACGTGCTCCTGCCCGACGCCCGACCACCGGCCCTGCCCCCGGTGACCGCCGAGGCGCTGACCGCCCTGTACAGGGGCCTGCGCCGCACCCAGGTCGAACTGGCGTTGCCCCGCTTCGCCGTCGACACCGACTCCGCCCTGCTCGAACCGCTGGCGTCCCTGGGGGTCGCCGAGTTCGCCACGGACGCCGCCCGCTTCGACGGGATCAGCGAGGAACCGCTCAGGGTCGACGCGCTGCTGCACCAGTCGGTGCTGCGCGTGGACGAGAAGGGCGCCGAGGGGGCCGCGGCCACCGCCGCGGTCATGGTGATGGCGGCCGCCGTGCCGACCGCCCCGGTGCGCTTCACCGTCGACCGGCCGTTCGTGGTGGTCCTGCGCCGCCGCGAGGCCGTCCTGTTCCTGGGCCGGGTGACCGACCCCGACGACCCGGGCCCCGCCCAGGACTGA
- the dut gene encoding dUTP diphosphatase — MSTTSPEGGRIPITVQRLDPGLPLPQYAHPGDAGADLYTTTDVVLAPGERATVPTGLAIALPEGYAAFVHPRSGLAARSGLTIVNAPGTVDAGYRGEIKVTLLNTDRDAPVKLSRGDRIAQMVVQRVERAEFVEADALPESARGAGGFGSTGGHTEQR, encoded by the coding sequence GTGAGTACCACATCCCCGGAGGGCGGACGGATTCCGATCACGGTCCAGCGCCTGGACCCCGGACTTCCGCTGCCCCAGTACGCGCACCCCGGCGACGCGGGTGCCGACCTGTACACCACGACCGACGTCGTCCTCGCACCGGGAGAGCGCGCCACCGTCCCCACCGGTCTGGCGATCGCCCTGCCCGAGGGGTATGCCGCCTTCGTGCACCCCCGCTCCGGGCTCGCCGCGCGGAGCGGCCTGACCATCGTCAACGCCCCGGGAACGGTCGACGCCGGCTACCGGGGCGAGATCAAGGTGACCCTGCTCAACACCGACCGGGACGCGCCTGTGAAGCTGTCCCGCGGCGACCGGATCGCCCAGATGGTGGTTCAGCGCGTGGAACGGGCGGAGTTCGTCGAGGCGGACGCACTGCCGGAGTCCGCGCGCGGAGCGGGTGGTTTCGGTTCGACCGGGGGACACACCGAACAACGGTGA
- a CDS encoding potassium channel family protein → MHIVIMGCGRVGSTLAHTLVDLGHTVAVIDQDPEAFRRLRGSVSKHGVRGVGHDREVLLAAGIDRAGAFAAVSNGDNSNIISARVAREAFGVENVVARIYDPRRAEVYQRLGIPTVATVRWTADAVLRRMVPGDGRLTAGPEWQDASGTLAMTEVTLPEHWAGRTVDELEGHADLRVVYLARQGRIVLAGPGGLLERGDVLHVVGHGRELEDTVGRLDGDNGTGRG, encoded by the coding sequence GTGCACATCGTGATCATGGGGTGCGGCCGGGTGGGGTCCACCCTGGCGCACACACTGGTGGACCTCGGGCACACCGTGGCGGTGATCGACCAGGATCCGGAGGCGTTCCGGCGGCTGCGGGGCTCGGTGTCCAAGCACGGGGTCCGCGGCGTGGGGCACGACCGGGAGGTCCTGCTGGCCGCCGGCATCGACCGCGCGGGCGCCTTCGCCGCGGTCAGCAACGGTGACAACTCCAACATCATCTCCGCCCGGGTCGCACGTGAGGCCTTCGGTGTGGAGAACGTGGTCGCGCGGATCTACGACCCCCGCCGCGCCGAGGTCTACCAGCGGCTGGGCATCCCCACGGTGGCGACCGTGCGGTGGACCGCCGACGCGGTCCTGCGCCGCATGGTGCCCGGTGACGGCCGCCTGACCGCCGGCCCCGAATGGCAGGACGCGTCCGGCACCCTGGCCATGACGGAGGTCACGCTGCCCGAGCACTGGGCCGGGCGCACGGTGGACGAGCTGGAGGGGCACGCGGACCTGCGGGTGGTGTACCTGGCCCGGCAGGGGCGGATCGTGCTCGCGGGCCCGGGCGGGCTCCTGGAGCGCGGCGACGTCCTGCACGTGGTCGGGCACGGGCGCGAACTGGAGGACACGGTGGGCCGCCTGGACGGCGACAACGGAACGGGGCGTGGTTGA
- the valS gene encoding valine--tRNA ligase — MTNGSHSFRMPDKPSLDGIEAKWVDVWDESGVYHFDRTRSREDVFSIDTPPPTVSGSLHIGHVFSYTHTDTVARFQRMNGKAVFYPMGWDDNGLPTERRVQNYYGVRCDPSVAYDPDFQPPAKPDPKRQVPISRRNFIELCDQLTAEDEKVFESIWRRLGLSVDWRHTYATIDDNSRTAAQRAFLRNLARGEAYMSEAPTLWDVTFRTAVAQAELEDRERPSAYHKVAFHRPDGDPVHIETTRPELLAACVALVAHPDDERYQHLFGTTVRTPVFGVEVPVRAHRLADPEKGSGIAMICTFGDTTDVTWWRELDLDTRPIIGWDGRIVAETPSGLPEQGREAYARLVGATMHTARERTVEMLRESGDLVGEPTAITHPVKFYEKGDKPLEIVTTRQWYIRNGGRDEELRSQLVQRGRELVWHPDHMRQRYENWVEGLNGDWLVSRQRFFGVPFPVWYPLDGDGNPRYDEPLLPSEDQLPIDPSSQAPEGYTESQRGRPGGFMGDPDVMDTWATSSLSPQIASGWERDQDLFERVFPMDLRPQGQDIIRTWLFATVVRANFENGTLPWRTTGISGWILDPDRKKMSKSKGNVVTPVALLEKYSSDAVRYWAASGRLGTDTAMDEGQMKVGRRLAIKILNASKFVMSVAGEGASVDPSQVTEPLDRAMLAALAEVVDEATAAFAAYDHTRALERTERFFWDFCDDYLELVKTRAYNTEAAEGASARAALLVALGALHKLFAPFLPFVTEEVWSWWQDGSVHAQAWPQAAGYRTAAADGDPAVLAATAEVLRAVRKAKSEAKLSMRAEVEHVRVAGKQAESARAAAGDIAAAGRAAGIDFEVTDDGELTVEVVLPAPEAE; from the coding sequence ATGACCAACGGCTCTCATTCCTTCCGCATGCCCGACAAGCCCTCGCTGGACGGTATCGAGGCGAAGTGGGTCGACGTATGGGATGAGTCCGGCGTCTACCACTTCGACCGTACCCGCAGCCGCGAGGACGTCTTCTCCATCGACACCCCGCCGCCCACGGTCTCGGGTTCGCTGCACATCGGACACGTGTTCTCCTACACGCACACCGACACCGTCGCCCGTTTCCAGCGCATGAACGGCAAGGCCGTCTTCTACCCCATGGGCTGGGACGACAACGGCCTGCCGACCGAGCGCCGCGTCCAGAACTACTACGGCGTGCGCTGCGACCCCTCGGTCGCCTACGACCCGGACTTCCAGCCCCCGGCCAAGCCCGACCCCAAGCGGCAGGTCCCCATCTCCCGCCGCAACTTCATCGAGCTGTGCGACCAGCTCACGGCCGAGGACGAGAAGGTCTTCGAGTCCATCTGGCGCCGCCTCGGGCTGAGCGTCGACTGGCGGCACACCTACGCCACCATCGACGACAACTCCCGCACCGCCGCCCAGCGCGCCTTCCTGCGCAACCTGGCGCGCGGCGAGGCGTACATGTCCGAGGCGCCCACGCTGTGGGACGTGACCTTCCGCACCGCCGTCGCCCAGGCGGAGCTGGAGGACCGGGAGCGCCCCAGCGCCTACCACAAGGTCGCCTTCCACCGGCCCGATGGCGACCCGGTCCACATCGAGACCACCCGCCCCGAGCTGCTGGCCGCCTGCGTGGCCCTGGTCGCCCACCCCGACGACGAGCGCTACCAGCACCTGTTCGGCACCACCGTGCGCACGCCGGTCTTCGGCGTCGAGGTCCCGGTGCGGGCGCACCGCCTGGCCGACCCCGAGAAGGGGTCCGGCATCGCGATGATCTGCACCTTCGGCGACACCACCGACGTCACCTGGTGGCGCGAGCTCGACCTGGACACCCGGCCGATCATCGGCTGGGACGGGCGCATCGTCGCGGAGACCCCCTCGGGCCTGCCCGAGCAGGGCCGGGAGGCCTACGCGCGCCTGGTCGGCGCCACCATGCACACCGCCCGCGAGCGCACCGTGGAGATGCTGCGCGAGAGCGGCGACCTCGTCGGGGAGCCCACGGCCATCACCCACCCGGTGAAGTTCTACGAGAAGGGCGACAAGCCGCTCGAGATCGTCACCACCCGCCAGTGGTACATCCGCAACGGCGGCCGGGACGAGGAGCTGCGCTCGCAGCTGGTCCAGCGCGGCCGCGAGCTGGTCTGGCACCCGGACCACATGCGCCAGCGCTACGAGAACTGGGTGGAGGGCCTCAACGGCGACTGGCTGGTCAGCCGCCAGCGCTTCTTCGGCGTGCCCTTCCCCGTCTGGTATCCGCTGGACGGCGACGGCAACCCGCGCTACGACGAGCCGCTGCTGCCCTCCGAGGACCAGCTGCCCATCGACCCCAGCTCGCAGGCACCGGAGGGCTACACCGAGTCCCAGCGCGGCCGGCCGGGCGGGTTCATGGGCGACCCCGACGTCATGGACACCTGGGCGACCTCCTCGCTCTCCCCGCAGATCGCCTCGGGCTGGGAACGCGACCAGGACCTCTTCGAGCGGGTCTTCCCGATGGACCTGCGCCCCCAGGGCCAGGACATCATCCGCACCTGGCTGTTCGCCACGGTCGTGCGCGCCAACTTCGAGAACGGCACGCTGCCCTGGCGCACCACCGGCATCTCCGGATGGATCCTGGACCCGGACCGCAAGAAGATGTCCAAGTCCAAGGGCAACGTCGTCACGCCCGTGGCGCTGCTGGAGAAGTACAGCTCCGACGCCGTGCGCTACTGGGCGGCCAGCGGCCGCCTGGGCACCGACACCGCGATGGACGAGGGCCAGATGAAGGTCGGCCGACGGCTGGCCATCAAGATCCTCAACGCCAGCAAGTTCGTGATGTCGGTGGCCGGTGAGGGCGCCTCCGTCGACCCCTCCCAGGTCACCGAGCCCCTGGACCGGGCGATGCTGGCCGCGCTGGCCGAGGTCGTCGACGAGGCCACCGCCGCGTTCGCCGCCTACGACCACACGCGGGCCCTGGAGCGCACCGAGCGCTTCTTCTGGGACTTCTGCGACGACTACCTCGAACTCGTCAAGACCCGCGCCTACAACACCGAGGCCGCCGAGGGCGCCTCCGCCCGTGCCGCGCTGCTCGTCGCCCTGGGCGCGCTGCACAAGCTGTTCGCGCCCTTCCTGCCCTTCGTCACCGAAGAGGTCTGGAGCTGGTGGCAGGACGGTTCGGTGCACGCCCAGGCCTGGCCCCAGGCGGCCGGGTACCGCACCGCCGCGGCCGACGGCGACCCCGCCGTCCTGGCGGCCACGGCCGAGGTGCTGCGCGCGGTCCGCAAGGCCAAGTCCGAGGCCAAGCTGTCCATGCGCGCCGAGGTCGAGCACGTGCGGGTGGCCGGCAAGCAGGCCGAGTCGGCCCGGGCCGCGGCCGGGGACATCGCCGCGGCCGGGCGTGCCGCGGGGATCGACTTCGAGGTGACCGACGACGGTGAGCTCACCGTCGAGGTGGTCCTGCCCGCGCCCGAAGCGGAGTAG
- a CDS encoding potassium channel family protein, which produces MVEVRIAIAGAGSVGRSIATELAGNGHDVLLIDRDTRAIGVDDLPQVEWLLADACELATLEDARLGDFDVVIAASSDDKVNLVVSLLAKTEFDVPRVIARINDPVNEWLFNESWGVDLAVSPPRLIADLVEGAADEDLDDEGTLPPLPGAEIAESVLHAASPFVGGPERELTRALPKGVALVAVLGSGGVRPPDPGQTLSVGATVVFLAEQDALDALEHLLGPVDAEEDSAG; this is translated from the coding sequence GTGGTTGAGGTGCGGATCGCCATCGCGGGAGCCGGGAGCGTGGGGCGCTCCATCGCCACGGAGCTGGCGGGCAACGGCCACGACGTCCTGCTCATCGACCGCGACACGCGGGCGATCGGGGTCGACGACCTGCCCCAGGTGGAGTGGCTGCTCGCCGACGCCTGCGAGCTGGCCACGCTGGAGGACGCCCGGCTCGGCGACTTCGACGTGGTCATCGCGGCCAGCAGCGACGACAAGGTGAACCTGGTGGTCTCCCTGCTGGCCAAGACCGAGTTCGACGTGCCGCGGGTGATCGCCCGGATCAACGACCCCGTCAACGAGTGGCTGTTCAACGAGTCCTGGGGTGTGGACCTGGCGGTCTCCCCGCCGCGGCTGATCGCCGACCTGGTCGAGGGCGCCGCGGACGAGGACCTCGACGACGAGGGGACGCTGCCCCCGCTGCCCGGAGCGGAGATCGCCGAGTCGGTCCTGCACGCCGCCAGCCCGTTCGTGGGCGGCCCCGAACGCGAACTGACCCGGGCCCTGCCCAAGGGGGTGGCCCTGGTCGCCGTCCTGGGCTCGGGCGGAGTACGGCCGCCCGACCCCGGGCAGACGCTGTCGGTGGGCGCCACGGTGGTGTTCCTGGCCGAGCAGGACGCCCTCGACGCCCTGGAGCACCTGCTGGGACCGGTCGACGCCGAGGAGGACTCGGCGGGCTGA
- a CDS encoding DUF3710 domain-containing protein, protein MFGRRRKKRDQETDRTAKEAPEPRRGAAGAVSFGNEIEPERPTAHAPKEADRHRANGPWDAGEDAPDLQRMDLGSIRLPVQQGSQIQVNLTKDAQGKQRIIGVTLVLGKTWLQVRPFAAPKTSGLWDERRAEILDQIAKEGGRSEEHEGTFGTEIKALLPVKGRTTEDGKQVAEPVRFIGVDGPRWLLHGVIRGEGAIRPEKMGEVEQIFAGIVVVRGDQPVPPGDMLTITVPKKVQEQMAEAAKTRAAQRAAGGSVNGDSPGGTASGPKKA, encoded by the coding sequence GTGTTTGGACGCCGCCGCAAGAAGCGGGACCAGGAGACCGACAGAACCGCGAAGGAAGCCCCGGAGCCTCGGCGGGGCGCCGCCGGGGCGGTCTCCTTCGGCAACGAGATCGAACCCGAACGGCCCACGGCCCACGCGCCCAAGGAGGCCGACCGCCACCGCGCCAACGGGCCCTGGGACGCCGGTGAGGACGCTCCCGACCTCCAGCGGATGGACCTGGGCAGCATCCGGCTGCCGGTCCAGCAGGGGTCCCAGATCCAGGTGAACCTCACCAAGGACGCCCAGGGCAAGCAGCGCATCATCGGTGTGACGCTGGTGCTGGGCAAGACCTGGCTCCAGGTCCGGCCCTTCGCCGCCCCCAAGACCTCCGGTCTGTGGGACGAGCGGCGCGCGGAGATCCTCGACCAGATCGCCAAGGAGGGCGGCCGGTCCGAGGAGCACGAGGGCACCTTCGGTACCGAGATCAAGGCCCTGCTGCCGGTCAAGGGCCGCACGACCGAGGACGGCAAGCAGGTCGCCGAGCCGGTGCGCTTCATCGGCGTGGACGGACCGCGCTGGCTGCTGCACGGAGTGATCCGCGGCGAGGGCGCCATCCGGCCCGAGAAGATGGGCGAGGTCGAGCAGATCTTCGCCGGCATCGTCGTGGTCCGCGGTGACCAGCCGGTGCCGCCGGGGGACATGCTGACCATCACCGTTCCCAAGAAGGTCCAGGAGCAGATGGCCGAGGCGGCCAAGACCCGGGCGGCCCAGCGCGCGGCGGGCGGTTCCGTGAACGGCGACTCGCCGGGGGGCACGGCCTCGGGGCCCAAGAAGGCCTGA
- a CDS encoding serpin family protein produces MFRVDERGAEGAAATAVAMPGSAPRETAFTVTVDRPFLFVLRRRGAVLFLGRVTDPEDPVAPAERERWREAPRLRIVATPDDRRREPRR; encoded by the coding sequence GTGTTCAGGGTCGACGAACGGGGCGCGGAGGGCGCCGCCGCCACCGCGGTCGCGATGCCGGGGAGCGCGCCGCGCGAGACCGCGTTCACCGTGACCGTCGACCGGCCGTTCCTGTTCGTGCTGCGCCGGCGGGGCGCGGTCCTGTTCCTGGGTCGGGTGACCGATCCCGAGGACCCCGTTGCGCCGGCTGAGCGGGAACGCTGGCGGGAGGCACCGCGACTCCGTATTGTGGCCACACCAGACGACCGCCGACGGGAGCCACGCCGATGA
- a CDS encoding DUF3159 domain-containing protein: MTEQQRDAGEGAPADDAAGAPKVTEGTVEALVRAQLAKALGGKRGMVEAAVPTLTFTISYIISSELRLSIYAGVAAALLLGAVRLVQRSSVQYVITSLLGIGIAALFAMRSGNAADAFLPGIYYNAIYAVVLSISVLVRWPAIGLMIGPFIGHKEDFTSWRADPAVVRLASRLTWLLVLPCVIRVLVQYPLWLADHYEWADTFALLGFSKVAMGWPLQVAAFAAMVWVLARGRTPLAADPDSREQA, from the coding sequence ATGACTGAGCAGCAGCGGGACGCCGGAGAGGGCGCTCCCGCCGACGACGCGGCCGGAGCACCGAAGGTCACCGAGGGCACGGTCGAGGCGCTGGTCCGGGCCCAGCTGGCCAAGGCCCTGGGCGGCAAGCGCGGCATGGTCGAGGCGGCCGTCCCCACGCTGACGTTCACCATCTCCTACATCATCAGTTCCGAACTGCGCCTGTCGATCTACGCCGGTGTGGCCGCGGCCCTGCTGCTCGGCGCCGTCCGGCTCGTCCAGCGCTCCTCGGTGCAGTACGTGATCACCAGCCTGCTGGGGATCGGCATCGCCGCGCTCTTCGCCATGCGCAGCGGGAACGCCGCCGACGCCTTCCTCCCGGGCATCTACTACAACGCGATCTACGCGGTGGTGCTGTCGATCTCCGTACTCGTGCGATGGCCGGCGATCGGGCTGATGATCGGCCCGTTCATCGGCCACAAGGAGGACTTCACCTCCTGGCGGGCCGACCCGGCGGTGGTCAGACTGGCCTCGCGGCTCACCTGGCTGCTGGTGCTGCCGTGCGTGATCCGCGTCCTGGTGCAGTACCCGCTCTGGCTCGCCGACCACTACGAGTGGGCCGACACCTTCGCGCTGCTCGGCTTCTCCAAGGTCGCGATGGGCTGGCCCCTGCAGGTCGCCGCCTTCGCCGCCATGGTGTGGGTGCTGGCCCGGGGCCGCACCCCCCTGGCCGCCGACCCCGACTCGCGGGAGCAGGCCTAG